Below is a window of Patescibacteria group bacterium DNA.
AGATATAAGCATTTTGAAGCAAAGAATAAATAGTATGGAAAATTCTCTTTTGTCTCAAAAGAATATTTTTATTCAAAACTTACCTCTCGAAAGGATCACATTAATTCAAGCAATCCCACTATTGCTTGAGGAAAAAGACAGCCATTTTGTAATATCTAGTAGTGATTTGGATCTTTATGGTGAGGGTGATACTGAATTCGATGCAATTAAAGATTTTTCTCTGTGTATGGAGGAACTATATTTCGATTTAAAGGGGGAACGAGTTGAAGATTTGGGCACATTTCCTAAATTTATTTTAGATTTCTTAAATAAGATAGTAACCGAAAAATAATGAGATTAAAGGCGGCAAAAATACAGAAAGCTTTTAGTAAATTAGATCTTTTTATTAAAGAAGGAGATCATAAAATGGCTTGGTTTATTTATAATGGTAAAAAAGTACTTTATACAAAATTATCTCATGGCTCTGGTGAAGTATCCGCAACAGATAAAATAAGATGTCAATTAAAATTAAACGAGACTCAATTCCAAGACTTGATAAATTGTCCATTGAAGAAGGAAAATTATATTGAGATACTAAAATCTAGAAATTTAATAACTTAAAACAGGATAAAACATTAAAACTCCTTAGCCTAATCGGGTAGGGGTTTTTTGATTTTATTTATATTTTTTGCTAAAATTACCTTATGGATCTATCTAAACTCAAAAAAATTCACATCATTGGCATAGGCGGGATTGGGATTTCAGCTGTGGCCAAGCTTTTGTTAAGCCAGAATAAAATCGTGACTGGTTCTGATTTGCATGATTCAGAGATTATTGAAACCCTGAGAAATTTCGGGGCCAAGATTTTTATTGGTGAACATAAGGCCATGAATATTGGCAAGGATATTAATCTGGTAATTTATTCTGATGCTGTGCCAGAAGACAACCCCGAACGAGTACAAAGTAAAAAGTATAAAGTAGAAAGTATGAGTTACTTCCAGTTTTTGGGCCAATTCAGCAAAAACAAATACACGATTGCCATTTCTGGCTGTCATGGCAAAACAACTACAACTGCCATGGCTGGTTTGCTTTTAGAAGCAGGTAATTTTGATCCCACAGTGATTGTTGGTTCTAAAGTCAAAGATTGGGATGGGAATTTAAGAATTGGCGATAGCGAGTATTTTGTGGTTGAAGGCGATGAATACAAGGCCCACATGATGGAATTAAATCCCAAAGTGATTATTTTAAATAATATAGAATTTGACCATCCTGATTTTTACCGTGATTTAACCCAGTACATTGATACATTTCAGGATTTTGTTAATAAACTGCCTGAAGACGGCTATTTGATTTACAATCGGGATGATAAAAATATTACTGAACGTTTGGAAATGCCAAATTGCAATATCGCGACTTTTGCTTTGGAAGACCAGTCAGCTGATTTAATTGTCAAAAATATTAAAATAGAACATGGTCGCCAGATATTTAAACCAGTTTATAAAGGCCAGGAACTGCGCGACTTTAATCTGCAAGTGCCTGGCAAATTTAATATCTTAAATGCTTTAGGCGCCAGTTTAATGGCTTTGGAACTGGGTGTTAATGCTGATGTGGTGAAAAGCACTTTGGCTCAATACACAGGCGCCTGGCGCAGGTTTGAGATTATTGGTAAAATGTCTGGTTTAACGCCTGATAAAAATGGGGCTTTGGTGATTTCTGATTACGCGCACCATCCGACAGAAGTAGCTAAAACAATCCAGGCAGCCAAGGAATTTTATCCTGATAAAAGATTACTGGTTGTTTTTCAGCCGCACCAGATTCAGAGAACAAAATCTTTATTTGATGACTTTGTAAAAACCTTTGCTCAAAGCCCGGCTGATGTGGTGATTTTGTCTGAAATTTATGATGTGGCTGGCAGGGAAGAGAAAGATGTGACTAAAAGAATTAGTTCCAATGATTTACTTGATAAAATTATCTTAACTGAAAGCAAGAAATTAATTGCTGGAGTTAAGCCATCTTTATATT
It encodes the following:
- the murC gene encoding UDP-N-acetylmuramate--L-alanine ligase, which translates into the protein MDLSKLKKIHIIGIGGIGISAVAKLLLSQNKIVTGSDLHDSEIIETLRNFGAKIFIGEHKAMNIGKDINLVIYSDAVPEDNPERVQSKKYKVESMSYFQFLGQFSKNKYTIAISGCHGKTTTTAMAGLLLEAGNFDPTVIVGSKVKDWDGNLRIGDSEYFVVEGDEYKAHMMELNPKVIILNNIEFDHPDFYRDLTQYIDTFQDFVNKLPEDGYLIYNRDDKNITERLEMPNCNIATFALEDQSADLIVKNIKIEHGRQIFKPVYKGQELRDFNLQVPGKFNILNALGASLMALELGVNADVVKSTLAQYTGAWRRFEIIGKMSGLTPDKNGALVISDYAHHPTEVAKTIQAAKEFYPDKRLLVVFQPHQIQRTKSLFDDFVKTFAQSPADVVILSEIYDVAGREEKDVTKRISSNDLLDKIILTESKKLIAGVKPSLYYYASDLTETKAKILSEVQSNDVVLILGAGDIDKVARELV